One genomic window of Thioclava sp. GXIMD4216 includes the following:
- the purC gene encoding phosphoribosylaminoimidazolesuccinocarboxamide synthase produces the protein MAPRRKKIYEGKAKILFEGPEPGTLVQYFKDDATAFNAQKKDVIDGKGVLNNRLSEFFMNGLTNVGIPNHFIRRLNMREQLIRQVEVVPLEVIVRNFAAGSIAKRLGLEEGTPLPRPIVEYSYKNDALGDPLVPEEYIVAFGWANQQDLDDIVALALRVNDFLSGIFFGVGIKLIDFKIEIGRIWEGDFMRLIVADEISPDSCRLWDVKTGAHLDKDVFRRDLGSLTDAYSEVARRLGVLPEQGNGSKPTLIN, from the coding sequence ATGGCACCCCGGCGCAAAAAGATTTACGAAGGCAAAGCGAAGATCCTGTTCGAAGGCCCGGAACCGGGAACACTGGTCCAGTATTTCAAGGATGATGCGACGGCCTTTAACGCTCAGAAGAAGGACGTGATCGACGGGAAAGGGGTTCTGAACAACCGCCTGTCGGAGTTCTTCATGAACGGTCTGACCAATGTCGGCATCCCGAACCACTTCATCCGCCGCCTCAATATGCGCGAGCAACTGATCCGTCAGGTCGAGGTCGTGCCGCTGGAAGTGATCGTGCGCAATTTTGCCGCCGGTTCGATTGCCAAGCGTCTGGGTCTGGAAGAAGGCACGCCGCTGCCGCGCCCGATCGTGGAATATAGCTACAAGAACGACGCACTTGGCGACCCGCTGGTGCCGGAGGAATATATCGTGGCGTTCGGCTGGGCCAATCAGCAGGATCTCGACGATATCGTGGCGCTGGCGCTGCGGGTGAATGACTTCCTGTCGGGCATCTTCTTTGGGGTCGGCATCAAGCTGATCGACTTCAAGATCGAGATCGGTCGTATCTGGGAAGGCGATTTCATGCGTCTGATCGTGGCCGACGAGATCAGCCCCGACAGCTGCCGCCTGTGGGATGTCAAAACCGGCGCGCATCTTGATAAGGATGTGTTCCGCCGCGATCTGGGCAGCCTGACCGATGCCTATAGCGAAGTCGCCCGTCGTCTGGGCGTGCTGCCCGAGCAGGGCAATGGCTCCAAGCCCACGCTGATTAATTGA
- a CDS encoding Rne/Rng family ribonuclease: MAKKMLIDATHAEETRVVVVDGNKVEEFDFETINKRQLAGNIYLAKVTRVEPSLQAAFVDYGGNRHGFLAFAEIHPDYYQIPTADREALLAEERALAQSDEDEEEKPARTRRRRRSSRSDAAETQPAQAEATAADETLRSEDIPGMGVADPSEDNLHIEDHDTPQSDDAPHDAADEQEDDHGSESDHDDDDIESVAEEDVSEEIRRPRKPRARRFKIQEVIKVRQIMLVQVVKEERGNKGAALTTYLSLAGRYCVLMPNTARGGGISRKITNAADRKKLKDIASELSVPQGAGLIIRTAGSQRTKTEIRRDYEYLIRMWQQIRELTMKSVAPAPIYEEGDLIKRSIRDLYSKDIDEVLVEGERGYRAAKDFMRMIMPSHAKNVQHYAEALPLFARYQVEGYLASMFNPVVQLKSGGYLVIGVTEALVAIDVNSGRATKEGSIEETALKTNLEAADEVARQVRLRDLAGLIVIDFIDMDERKNNTAVEKRMKDKLKTDRARIQVGRISGFGLMEMSRQRLRPGMIESTTQPCPHCHGTGLIRSDDSMALQVLRAIEEEATRKRAREVLVRVPVAVANFLINQKREHIALIESRYGLSVRIEADPTLVSPDYVIEKFKTATRVVPEAVSNVVHASAEFMSELEELDAALDAEIVEEDEDEAPEAATETSTDEGPKKKKRRRRRRRKSGADQLNDEAETESDEEDSAPAAEAEPDVAAEDAEGEATAPEAAEEAPKPKRSRSRSRRKPKAEAETNAEAGDNAADTTAEAEAAPEATAEAEDAPKPKRSRSRARRSKKDETLAVEAEVEAVAAPASGTVVDTAPAAEAVASVPEADAGLAEIASPAAPVAEAPAAEAPVAEAAVGEVITAQAPVAERAKESTAEPEAAQAEADNAPKRRGWWNVGN; encoded by the coding sequence ATGGCAAAGAAAATGCTCATCGATGCCACACACGCGGAAGAAACCCGCGTGGTGGTTGTGGACGGGAATAAAGTCGAAGAGTTCGATTTTGAGACGATAAACAAGCGCCAGCTTGCCGGAAATATCTATCTGGCAAAAGTGACGCGGGTCGAGCCTTCGCTACAGGCCGCCTTTGTGGATTACGGTGGAAACCGTCACGGGTTCTTGGCTTTCGCCGAGATCCACCCTGATTATTACCAGATCCCCACGGCAGATCGCGAAGCGCTTCTGGCGGAAGAGCGCGCCCTTGCGCAATCCGACGAGGACGAAGAAGAAAAACCGGCGCGCACGCGTCGTCGTCGTCGTTCGTCGCGCAGCGATGCTGCGGAAACGCAGCCTGCACAGGCCGAGGCGACCGCAGCAGACGAGACCCTGCGTTCGGAAGATATTCCCGGCATGGGCGTGGCCGATCCGTCAGAGGACAACCTCCATATCGAGGATCACGACACCCCCCAATCCGACGACGCCCCCCATGATGCGGCCGACGAGCAGGAAGACGACCACGGCTCGGAAAGCGATCATGACGATGACGACATCGAATCCGTCGCCGAAGAGGATGTGAGCGAAGAGATCCGCCGCCCGCGCAAGCCCCGCGCGCGCCGCTTCAAGATCCAAGAGGTCATCAAGGTCCGCCAGATCATGCTGGTGCAGGTGGTGAAGGAAGAGCGCGGCAACAAGGGGGCGGCACTGACCACCTATCTGTCGCTTGCTGGCCGCTACTGCGTGCTGATGCCCAATACCGCCCGCGGTGGCGGCATCTCGCGCAAGATCACCAATGCCGCCGACCGTAAGAAGCTGAAGGATATCGCCTCGGAACTCTCCGTTCCGCAGGGCGCGGGTCTGATCATCCGCACGGCAGGCTCGCAACGCACCAAGACCGAGATCCGCCGCGATTACGAATATCTTATCCGTATGTGGCAGCAGATCCGCGAACTCACGATGAAGTCGGTCGCCCCTGCCCCGATCTATGAGGAAGGCGATCTGATCAAGCGCTCGATCCGTGACCTCTACTCGAAGGATATCGACGAGGTGCTGGTTGAAGGCGAGCGCGGCTATCGTGCGGCCAAAGACTTCATGCGGATGATCATGCCGTCCCATGCAAAGAACGTGCAGCATTATGCCGAGGCGCTGCCGCTTTTCGCGCGCTATCAGGTCGAGGGCTATCTGGCCTCGATGTTCAACCCCGTGGTGCAGCTGAAATCCGGAGGCTATCTGGTGATCGGCGTGACCGAGGCACTGGTGGCAATCGACGTGAACTCCGGCCGTGCGACCAAAGAGGGCTCCATCGAGGAGACCGCGCTGAAAACCAACCTCGAGGCCGCCGACGAGGTGGCCCGTCAGGTACGCCTGCGCGACCTTGCTGGCCTCATCGTCATCGACTTCATCGATATGGACGAGCGCAAGAACAACACCGCCGTTGAGAAACGGATGAAGGACAAGCTCAAGACCGACCGTGCCCGCATTCAGGTCGGCCGCATCTCGGGCTTCGGTCTGATGGAAATGTCGCGCCAGCGTCTGCGTCCGGGGATGATCGAATCTACCACGCAGCCCTGCCCGCATTGCCACGGCACCGGCCTCATCCGCTCGGATGACAGCATGGCGCTGCAGGTCCTGCGTGCGATCGAGGAAGAAGCCACCCGCAAGCGCGCCCGCGAGGTTCTGGTGCGCGTGCCTGTTGCCGTGGCCAACTTCCTGATCAACCAGAAGCGCGAACATATCGCCCTGATCGAGTCGCGCTACGGGCTTTCTGTCCGTATCGAGGCCGATCCGACGCTGGTCTCGCCCGATTACGTGATCGAGAAATTCAAAACCGCAACCCGTGTGGTGCCCGAAGCGGTGTCCAATGTGGTTCATGCCAGTGCAGAGTTCATGAGCGAGCTTGAAGAGCTGGATGCGGCCTTGGATGCGGAGATCGTCGAGGAAGACGAAGACGAGGCGCCCGAGGCTGCCACGGAAACGTCGACCGATGAAGGCCCGAAGAAGAAGAAGCGCCGCCGTCGTCGCCGTCGGAAATCGGGTGCGGATCAGCTCAATGATGAGGCTGAGACCGAATCTGACGAAGAGGACAGCGCCCCTGCGGCTGAGGCAGAGCCGGACGTCGCCGCAGAAGACGCCGAAGGCGAGGCCACGGCACCGGAAGCTGCAGAAGAGGCCCCCAAGCCCAAACGCAGCCGGTCACGGTCGCGCCGCAAGCCCAAAGCTGAGGCTGAGACCAACGCCGAAGCGGGTGACAATGCGGCAGACACGACTGCCGAAGCCGAAGCTGCGCCCGAGGCCACCGCGGAAGCAGAGGATGCGCCCAAGCCCAAGCGCAGCCGGTCCCGCGCGCGTCGTTCGAAAAAGGACGAGACGCTCGCTGTCGAGGCTGAGGTTGAGGCTGTTGCAGCTCCGGCTTCCGGGACTGTTGTAGACACGGCCCCCGCCGCGGAGGCGGTAGCCTCTGTTCCGGAAGCCGATGCAGGTCTGGCAGAAATCGCCTCCCCTGCGGCACCGGTTGCCGAAGCCCCCGCCGCAGAGGCACCGGTTGCCGAGGCAGCGGTTGGCGAGGTCATCACGGCACAGGCACCGGTCGCAGAACGCGCGAAGGAAAGCACAGCCGAACCCGAAGCCGCTCAGGCGGAAGCGGATAATGCGCCCAAACGCCGGGGCTGGTGGAACGTCGGCAACTAA
- the purS gene encoding phosphoribosylformylglycinamidine synthase subunit PurS, giving the protein MKARVHVMLKDGVLDPQGEAVRHALGALGFAGVEGVRQGKVIELDLKAADKAAAEAEVQSMCEKLLANTVIEKYTVEIV; this is encoded by the coding sequence ATGAAAGCCCGCGTTCACGTGATGCTGAAGGATGGGGTTCTGGACCCGCAGGGTGAGGCCGTTCGCCACGCGCTTGGTGCGCTTGGTTTTGCCGGCGTGGAAGGCGTGCGCCAAGGCAAAGTGATCGAGCTTGACCTGAAGGCCGCCGACAAGGCTGCCGCAGAAGCCGAAGTGCAGTCCATGTGCGAGAAGCTTCTGGCCAATACCGTGATCGAGAAATACACGGTCGAAATCGTCTGA
- the purQ gene encoding phosphoribosylformylglycinamidine synthase subunit PurQ, whose protein sequence is MKAAVITFPGSNCDRDLIVGFEKAGAEVVRVWHKETELPAGVDVVGVPGGFSYGDYLRCGAIAAQSPIGRALVEFAHKGGYVIGVCNGFQVLTEMRLLPGALMRNGGLKYISKPVPLTVATQDSVFTAGYSKGQEILIPIAHHDGNYQIDAEGLKALQGEDRVAFRYGDNPNGSVDDIAGVLSENRRVLGMMPHPERAVDANHGGTDGAALFRSLLDGLVSA, encoded by the coding sequence ATGAAGGCAGCCGTCATCACCTTTCCCGGATCGAATTGTGACCGCGATCTGATCGTCGGTTTCGAGAAAGCCGGAGCCGAGGTTGTTCGTGTTTGGCACAAAGAAACCGAATTGCCGGCAGGGGTGGATGTCGTGGGCGTGCCCGGCGGCTTCTCCTATGGCGATTACCTGCGCTGTGGCGCGATTGCGGCCCAGTCGCCCATCGGGCGCGCGCTGGTCGAATTCGCGCATAAGGGCGGTTACGTGATCGGGGTCTGCAACGGCTTTCAGGTGCTGACCGAGATGCGCCTTCTGCCGGGGGCGCTGATGCGCAATGGCGGGCTGAAATATATCTCGAAGCCGGTGCCGCTGACCGTTGCCACCCAAGACAGCGTGTTCACCGCAGGCTATTCCAAAGGCCAAGAGATCCTGATCCCGATTGCCCACCACGATGGCAATTACCAGATTGATGCCGAAGGGTTGAAGGCGCTGCAGGGCGAGGACCGTGTGGCCTTCCGCTATGGCGACAACCCCAATGGTTCGGTGGATGATATCGCCGGTGTCCTTTCGGAAAACCGTCGGGTTCTGGGCATGATGCCCCACCCCGAGCGCGCGGTGGATGCAAATCATGGCGGTACGGACGGGGCGGCGCTTTTCCGCTCCTTGCTGGACGGGCTTGTCTCGGCCTGA
- a CDS encoding ATP-binding protein: MWFTNAWLTQRFTETTRVRTELRLALYTGNLISELQRMSIVPLLLARDPALTRSLSSGDFSETSAALISARDDVSAASIRLLDLSGRVVAATNRNLIGTSYASAPFFVEAQRSRDTVFTTDAMEGPGTEFNYSRLLSSGGTPLGVIVVEADLAKFERAWAGISDAVAVTNSEGKIILTTEPRWRGLTMAEALAARDAPTAIQRALQATADLANEPPDAYLGGAGVMQTETRIPFRGWKMTAFTSYDSVRERVNAVLALEIMGFAIFLALAFYWLSRRARMQSVALRQESKELRALNTRLTREIAEREKAQKELAVAEQTLAQSSKLAALGEMSASVSHELNQPLAAMKTYLAGARLLLQRKRGDEALTSFQRIDDLIDRMGAITRQLKSYARKGGTAFEPVDLRDAVSSALSMMEPQLKSRTVQIVRSLPRNPVMVMADRIRLEQVIINLLRNALDATKATTEPQIDILLSDGAQAVLSVRDNGPGIADLEKLFEPFWTTKKPGEGTGLGLAISSSIASDLGGRLTARNAEAGGAVFELRLPLLSDETKTDEERA, encoded by the coding sequence ATGTGGTTTACCAATGCGTGGCTGACCCAGCGATTTACCGAAACCACCCGTGTGCGCACGGAATTGCGTCTGGCGCTGTACACGGGCAACCTGATTTCGGAATTGCAGCGGATGTCGATCGTGCCGCTCCTGCTGGCCCGCGATCCGGCCCTGACGCGATCTCTGTCCAGCGGTGATTTCTCCGAGACATCGGCCGCGCTTATTTCGGCCCGCGATGATGTGTCCGCAGCGTCGATCCGTTTGCTGGACCTGTCGGGCCGCGTGGTCGCGGCGACCAATCGCAACCTGATCGGCACCAGCTATGCCTCCGCGCCGTTTTTCGTGGAGGCCCAGCGGTCGCGTGATACGGTCTTCACCACCGATGCGATGGAAGGGCCGGGCACAGAGTTCAACTATTCACGGCTGCTCAGCAGTGGCGGCACCCCCTTGGGGGTGATCGTGGTCGAGGCCGATCTGGCGAAATTCGAACGGGCCTGGGCGGGGATTTCCGATGCCGTGGCGGTGACCAATAGCGAAGGCAAGATCATCCTGACCACCGAGCCGCGCTGGCGCGGGCTGACAATGGCCGAGGCGCTGGCCGCACGGGATGCCCCGACCGCGATCCAGCGGGCCCTTCAGGCGACGGCCGATCTGGCCAACGAGCCGCCCGACGCCTATCTCGGTGGTGCCGGTGTGATGCAGACCGAAACCCGCATTCCTTTCCGTGGCTGGAAGATGACTGCCTTCACCTCCTATGATTCCGTGCGCGAGCGGGTGAATGCCGTCTTGGCACTGGAGATCATGGGCTTTGCGATTTTTCTTGCGCTGGCCTTCTACTGGCTGTCGCGCAGGGCGCGGATGCAATCGGTGGCATTGCGGCAGGAATCAAAAGAGCTGCGCGCATTGAACACCCGCCTGACCCGTGAGATTGCCGAGCGCGAGAAGGCCCAGAAAGAGCTGGCCGTGGCCGAGCAGACGCTGGCGCAAAGTTCGAAACTGGCGGCTTTGGGCGAGATGTCGGCCTCGGTCAGCCATGAATTGAACCAGCCTCTGGCCGCGATGAAGACCTATCTGGCTGGTGCGCGTCTGTTGCTGCAACGCAAGCGCGGCGACGAGGCGCTGACGAGCTTCCAGCGGATCGACGATCTGATCGACCGGATGGGCGCGATCACCCGCCAGCTTAAATCCTATGCGCGTAAGGGGGGCACCGCCTTCGAGCCTGTGGACCTGCGCGATGCGGTGTCTTCGGCGCTGTCGATGATGGAGCCGCAGTTGAAATCGCGCACGGTGCAGATCGTGCGGAGCCTGCCGCGTAATCCGGTCATGGTGATGGCCGATCGCATCCGGCTGGAACAGGTGATTATCAACCTTTTGCGCAATGCGCTTGATGCCACCAAAGCCACGACCGAGCCGCAGATCGACATCCTGCTCTCGGACGGGGCGCAGGCGGTGCTTTCGGTGCGTGATAACGGGCCGGGCATCGCGGATCTTGAAAAACTATTCGAACCCTTTTGGACAACAAAAAAGCCCGGAGAGGGAACCGGATTGGGTTTGGCGATTTCTTCCTCGATCGCCAGTGACCTCGGGGGCCGGTTGACGGCCCGAAATGCCGAAGCAGGCGGGGCGGTGTTCGAACTGCGTCTGCCCTTGCTGTCGGACGAAACAAAAACAGATGAAGAGCGTGCTTGA
- a CDS encoding phosphatidylglycerol lysyltransferase domain-containing protein, giving the protein MRHYGKIAGQQASEAKAWLDRTVLDARSHDIALPAPDLSDPSYAERHPEAMIMAETARLLEADGPAEALADPAEIPAKTQSLAWGKAVRRQLAAIVMLAAFAWVLRDRVTGLDYTAILSSLTQVSALQWMGAMLATCLSFAALANYDALIHKIMETGQHDQQARRAGWVSIAISQTVGFGLISGALVRWRMLPGFSMIEASKMTAMVAATFLAGWAVVTAIVVIITPVQLPGLPVFALQGFALLGLFLGGGVAALALWNPVVKIGKWQPRLPSLPIMGRILWLTVLDTAFAALALWVLLPAETVHPLVALYPAFLLALGAGFISGTPGGVGPFEVTLLMLLPGAEQAPLLAAIVAWRVVYYGAPAALALGMLALGAPVRHLPPRGRLVPAAREFTPRIAALAAQSPHAEFGILRQGEHFVLLGENMRSGWMIGQTQQALVGLRDPVGAHSLPEMLRSLRIEARDQGRLACLYKINARTALEARRAGWAVTPVAQECWLRPDRFSLDGPALSGLRRKLRKAKKAGVECLHCIDEMPLAQMTEVAAEWALARGGERGFSMGRFDAGYVSGHEVILAWHAGRLVGFASFHSNSHEWALDLMRTTDDAPDGTMHQLIVTAIEAARAENCPRLSLAALPPRPDQIEGPAAMIWRRAEKGRGAVGLRQFKMGFAPQLSTLYIAAPSRSALALAAADIARIIRKPPPLPQTSIHRE; this is encoded by the coding sequence ATGCGTCATTACGGAAAAATTGCCGGACAACAGGCATCAGAAGCAAAAGCATGGCTGGACAGGACCGTTCTGGATGCCCGAAGCCATGACATCGCACTGCCCGCCCCCGATCTCTCCGATCCGTCCTATGCCGAACGCCATCCGGAGGCGATGATCATGGCCGAAACCGCACGTCTTCTAGAGGCGGATGGCCCCGCCGAGGCACTGGCGGATCCGGCAGAGATTCCGGCCAAGACGCAGTCTCTGGCATGGGGCAAAGCGGTGCGGCGGCAACTGGCCGCGATTGTGATGCTGGCGGCTTTTGCATGGGTTCTGCGCGACCGTGTAACCGGGCTCGATTATACGGCGATTCTCTCGTCGCTCACGCAGGTCTCCGCCTTGCAATGGATGGGCGCGATGCTTGCGACATGTCTCTCCTTTGCGGCACTGGCCAATTATGACGCGCTGATCCACAAGATCATGGAGACCGGCCAGCACGACCAGCAGGCCAGACGCGCGGGCTGGGTATCGATCGCGATCTCGCAGACCGTGGGCTTCGGTCTGATTTCCGGCGCGCTTGTGCGCTGGCGGATGCTGCCCGGCTTCTCGATGATCGAAGCCTCTAAGATGACGGCCATGGTCGCTGCGACCTTTCTGGCAGGCTGGGCGGTCGTCACGGCGATCGTGGTCATCATCACGCCCGTGCAGCTGCCGGGCCTGCCCGTTTTTGCCCTACAGGGTTTTGCCCTTCTGGGGCTGTTTCTGGGTGGCGGTGTGGCCGCACTTGCGCTGTGGAACCCTGTCGTCAAGATCGGAAAATGGCAGCCGCGCCTGCCCAGCCTGCCGATCATGGGGCGGATTCTGTGGCTGACCGTCCTCGACACCGCTTTTGCCGCGCTTGCGCTCTGGGTTTTGTTGCCCGCTGAAACCGTGCACCCTCTGGTGGCGCTCTATCCGGCCTTTCTGCTGGCATTGGGTGCGGGCTTCATTTCCGGCACGCCGGGCGGGGTCGGGCCGTTCGAGGTGACGCTTCTGATGCTGCTGCCCGGAGCCGAGCAGGCCCCGCTTCTGGCCGCGATCGTGGCGTGGCGCGTTGTGTATTACGGTGCGCCCGCAGCCTTGGCCCTCGGCATGCTGGCACTTGGCGCGCCGGTAAGGCATCTGCCGCCGCGCGGGCGCCTGGTGCCTGCCGCCCGTGAATTCACCCCCCGCATCGCCGCTCTGGCAGCGCAAAGCCCCCATGCCGAATTCGGCATTCTCCGTCAGGGCGAACATTTCGTTCTGCTGGGCGAGAACATGCGCTCGGGCTGGATGATCGGCCAGACACAGCAGGCCTTGGTGGGGCTGCGCGATCCGGTCGGGGCGCACTCCCTGCCGGAAATGTTGCGCAGCCTCAGGATCGAGGCCCGCGATCAGGGACGATTGGCCTGCCTTTACAAGATCAATGCGCGCACGGCACTAGAGGCCCGCAGGGCGGGCTGGGCGGTGACGCCTGTCGCGCAGGAATGCTGGCTGCGTCCAGACCGGTTTTCCCTTGATGGTCCCGCCCTATCAGGCCTGAGGCGCAAGTTGCGCAAAGCCAAAAAAGCGGGGGTGGAATGCCTTCACTGTATTGACGAGATGCCGCTCGCGCAGATGACGGAGGTCGCGGCAGAATGGGCCCTCGCCCGCGGCGGCGAAAGGGGGTTTTCCATGGGGCGCTTTGACGCCGGATATGTCAGCGGCCATGAGGTCATTCTGGCCTGGCATGCAGGGCGATTGGTGGGGTTTGCCAGTTTCCATAGCAACAGCCACGAATGGGCTCTGGACCTGATGCGCACGACCGATGACGCGCCGGATGGCACCATGCACCAACTGATCGTCACAGCGATAGAGGCGGCACGGGCGGAAAACTGCCCGCGCCTGTCTCTCGCCGCGCTCCCTCCCCGCCCGGATCAGATCGAAGGACCTGCGGCGATGATCTGGCGGCGCGCGGAAAAAGGACGGGGAGCCGTCGGGTTGCGCCAGTTCAAAATGGGGTTTGCCCCCCAGTTGAGCACACTTTATATTGCCGCCCCCTCGCGATCGGCCCTTGCCCTTGCGGCGGCCGATATCGCGCGGATCATCCGCAAGCCACCGCCCCTGCCGCAGACATCTATCCACAGGGAGTGA
- the bmt gene encoding betaine--homocysteine S-methyltransferase, with protein MTKRLQQLLAENDTLLADAATGTTLFNMGLPAGHPAELWSVEHPEHVTALHQEALENGAQILCTNSYGGNRCQLERFGRGAQAPLLATAAARLARKIADQAPDPVIVAGSIGPTGEIFAPMGTMTRQRAVEIYTEQARALREGGVDLLWFETLSSLEEVHVAEIVARDCAMEWCISMNFDTAGRSMMGVSPTEFTRKLDKLAYKPVAAGANCGMGASDLLRSILEMAASGTDIPLIAKSNAGVPHFHHGELHYTGTPELMAEYALMARDCGARIIGGCCGTQGAHLAAMRDALARTPKSSRPTLDQIAQALGRFSNGA; from the coding sequence ATGACCAAGCGATTACAGCAGCTCCTTGCAGAGAACGATACTCTGCTCGCGGATGCCGCAACCGGCACGACCCTGTTCAATATGGGGCTGCCCGCCGGCCATCCCGCCGAGCTATGGTCTGTGGAACATCCGGAGCATGTCACGGCCCTTCATCAGGAGGCGCTGGAAAATGGCGCGCAGATCCTGTGCACCAACAGCTATGGCGGCAATCGCTGCCAGCTTGAACGTTTCGGACGTGGCGCACAGGCCCCGCTGCTGGCCACCGCAGCGGCCCGACTGGCGCGCAAGATTGCCGATCAGGCCCCCGACCCTGTGATCGTGGCAGGGTCCATCGGACCGACGGGCGAGATTTTTGCCCCGATGGGGACGATGACCCGCCAACGCGCCGTCGAGATCTATACGGAGCAGGCGCGCGCCTTGCGCGAAGGTGGGGTCGATCTGCTATGGTTTGAAACGCTTTCCTCCCTCGAGGAGGTCCATGTTGCAGAAATCGTCGCACGCGACTGCGCGATGGAATGGTGCATCAGCATGAATTTCGACACTGCCGGACGCAGCATGATGGGGGTCAGCCCCACCGAGTTCACCCGCAAGCTGGACAAGCTGGCATATAAACCCGTGGCCGCCGGAGCGAATTGCGGCATGGGGGCATCGGATCTTTTGCGCAGCATTCTGGAAATGGCCGCCAGCGGAACGGATATCCCGCTGATTGCGAAGTCGAATGCCGGCGTCCCCCATTTCCATCATGGAGAGCTGCACTATACCGGCACGCCAGAGTTAATGGCCGAATATGCCTTGATGGCGCGGGATTGCGGCGCACGGATCATCGGCGGTTGCTGCGGCACTCAGGGCGCACATCTGGCAGCCATGCGCGACGCCCTTGCCCGCACGCCGAAATCCTCACGTCCAACGCTGGATCAGATCGCACAGGCTCTGGGCCGGTTTTCGAACGGCGCATAA
- a CDS encoding sigma-54 dependent transcriptional regulator — protein MSRMMKIAIVDDEEDMRQSVSQWLALSGFDTETYDCAEAALKEIGADWPGVVISDIRMPGMDGMEFLKRLMGIDSGLPVIMITGHGDVPMAVEAMRLGAMDFLEKPFDPDRMNELAKRATQARRQTLENRAIRKDLANGEQMMGKLIGTSEPMERLREDILDLSQADGHVLIDGETGTGKTLVAHALHATGSRAGKAMVTVSCAAYSEEDLATKLFGPVESGLPLVEKARGGTLCLEDIEALSQSLQARLLTFISEQGVPAETRIVAICNQHGEGTTLEDVLRPDLYFRLAALKITLPPLRNRGEDVLTIFARMAEQFADEYGCDTPELTAQEAAQLLQAPWPGNVRQLINVAERAVLQARRGSGSIASLLMTDDNDSTIPAITTEGKPLKEYVENFEKMLIDNTMRRHKGSIASVMEELCLPRRTLNEKMAKYGLARQDYL, from the coding sequence ATGTCGCGAATGATGAAGATTGCAATTGTCGATGATGAAGAAGACATGCGTCAATCCGTCAGCCAATGGCTTGCCCTGTCGGGCTTTGACACGGAAACTTACGATTGTGCCGAGGCGGCGCTGAAAGAGATCGGTGCCGATTGGCCCGGTGTCGTGATTTCCGATATCCGCATGCCCGGCATGGACGGGATGGAATTTCTTAAACGGCTGATGGGCATTGATAGTGGCTTGCCGGTTATCATGATCACCGGTCATGGCGATGTGCCGATGGCGGTGGAAGCGATGCGTCTGGGGGCGATGGATTTCCTTGAAAAGCCCTTCGATCCCGACCGGATGAACGAACTGGCCAAACGCGCGACCCAAGCCCGCCGTCAGACATTGGAAAACCGTGCGATCCGCAAGGATCTGGCCAATGGCGAACAGATGATGGGCAAGTTGATCGGCACGTCCGAACCGATGGAGCGGTTGCGCGAGGATATTCTCGACCTCAGTCAGGCTGATGGCCATGTGCTGATCGATGGCGAGACCGGCACCGGCAAGACGCTGGTGGCCCATGCGCTGCATGCGACGGGCTCGCGGGCGGGCAAGGCGATGGTGACCGTTTCTTGCGCGGCCTATTCCGAGGAGGATCTGGCGACCAAGCTCTTCGGCCCTGTCGAAAGCGGTCTGCCGCTGGTAGAGAAAGCGCGGGGCGGCACGCTCTGCCTTGAGGATATCGAGGCGCTCTCGCAATCCTTGCAGGCCCGTCTGCTGACCTTCATCTCCGAGCAGGGCGTGCCTGCGGAGACGCGGATCGTGGCGATCTGCAACCAGCATGGTGAGGGAACGACGCTGGAAGATGTGCTGCGCCCCGATCTCTATTTCCGGCTGGCGGCCCTGAAAATCACCCTGCCGCCCCTGCGCAACCGTGGGGAGGATGTGCTGACGATCTTCGCGCGGATGGCCGAGCAGTTTGCGGATGAATATGGCTGTGACACCCCCGAGCTGACCGCGCAAGAGGCTGCACAGCTGCTGCAGGCCCCTTGGCCGGGCAATGTGCGCCAGTTGATCAATGTTGCCGAGCGGGCCGTTTTGCAGGCGCGTCGCGGCTCGGGTTCGATTGCCTCGCTGTTGATGACGGATGACAATGACAGCACTATTCCGGCGATCACCACCGAGGGCAAGCCGCTCAAGGAATATGTCGAGAATTTCGAGAAGATGCTGATCGACAATACCATGCGCCGCCATAAAGGCTCGATTGCCAGCGTGATGGAAGAACTCTGTCTGCCGCGCCGGACCCTGAACGAGAAAATGGCCAAATACGGTCTGGCCCGTCAGGATTATCTCTGA